One region of Bradyrhizobium betae genomic DNA includes:
- a CDS encoding LysR substrate-binding domain-containing protein codes for MVNVTMRQLRYFDALARHGHFGRAAEASSISQPALSMQIKELEDALGGLLLERSARQVALTRFGEELAPRVRDILRSVDELGDFARASQDRFAGRLRIGMIPTIAPYLLPKITKNLTRLHPELDIRVRETMTPRLIQELVEGRLDTAIVALPVSEPSLTEVALFDEKFLLVRPSSDEGTPVPSREMLREMRLLLLEEGHCFRDQALSFCNMQSSPPREMLDANSLSTLVQMVSAGIGVTLIPEMAVPVETRSASVSLARFRDPEPSRTIGMVWRKTSPLARQLLQISEVVCLSAGKTRARQSARSPRA; via the coding sequence ATGGTCAATGTGACGATGCGCCAGCTCAGGTATTTCGATGCGCTGGCGCGCCACGGCCATTTCGGCCGCGCGGCGGAGGCAAGCTCGATCTCGCAGCCGGCCCTGTCGATGCAGATCAAGGAACTGGAGGACGCGCTCGGCGGTCTGCTGCTGGAGCGCAGCGCCCGGCAGGTGGCGCTGACCCGGTTCGGCGAAGAGCTCGCGCCGCGCGTCCGCGACATTCTGCGCTCGGTCGACGAACTCGGCGATTTCGCGCGCGCCTCGCAGGACCGGTTCGCCGGCCGGCTGCGGATCGGCATGATCCCGACGATCGCGCCTTATCTGCTGCCCAAGATCACCAAGAATCTCACGCGCCTGCATCCGGAGCTCGACATCCGCGTGCGCGAGACGATGACGCCGCGGCTGATCCAGGAACTCGTCGAAGGCCGGCTCGACACCGCCATCGTCGCATTGCCGGTGTCCGAGCCCTCGCTCACCGAGGTCGCGCTGTTCGACGAGAAATTCCTGCTGGTCCGGCCGAGCTCCGATGAAGGCACACCGGTGCCATCGCGCGAGATGCTGCGCGAGATGCGGCTGCTGCTGCTCGAAGAGGGCCACTGCTTCCGCGATCAGGCGCTGTCCTTCTGCAACATGCAGTCGTCGCCACCGCGCGAGATGCTGGATGCGAACTCGCTGTCGACGCTGGTCCAGATGGTCAGCGCCGGCATCGGCGTGACCTTGATTCCGGAGATGGCCGTGCCGGTGGAGACGCGATCCGCCTCGGTCTCGCTGGCGCGCTTCCGCGACCCCGAACCTTCGCGCACCATCGGCATGGTCTGGCGCAAGACCAGCCCGCTGGCGCGCCAGCTCCTGCAAATCTCCGAGGTGGTGTGCCTGTCGGCCGGCAAGACGCGCGCACGTCAATCTGCACGCAGCCCGCGGGCCTGA
- a CDS encoding GNAT family N-acetyltransferase yields the protein MSHPIIRPARADEYDDIGRVWMESWVSTGLEQASGFLLANLRARVRREIANGWSLFVADDNGSIAAMLALHLPKLYLDMLFVAPAYQGQSLGRKLLAFTRTQMPDEMHLRCVRENEKAWRWYEREGFVFEKEEVEPSNGFVMKYYRWKAKGNAR from the coding sequence ATGTCGCATCCGATCATCCGTCCCGCACGCGCCGACGAATACGACGATATCGGCCGTGTCTGGATGGAGAGCTGGGTCTCAACCGGGCTCGAACAGGCCAGCGGCTTCCTGCTGGCCAATTTGCGCGCACGTGTCAGGCGCGAGATCGCGAACGGCTGGAGCCTGTTCGTCGCCGACGACAACGGCTCGATCGCCGCGATGCTGGCCTTGCACCTGCCAAAACTCTATCTCGACATGCTGTTCGTCGCCCCCGCCTATCAGGGGCAATCGCTCGGACGAAAATTGCTCGCCTTCACACGGACCCAGATGCCCGATGAGATGCACCTGCGCTGCGTGCGCGAAAACGAAAAGGCCTGGCGCTGGTACGAGCGCGAAGGTTTCGTGTTCGAGAAGGAAGAGGTTGAGCCATCGAACGGGTTCGTGATGAAGTATTATCGGTGGAAGGCCAAAGGAAACGCCCGATGA
- the fabI gene encoding enoyl-ACP reductase FabI yields the protein MEGLMKGKRGLIMGIANDHSIAWGMAKTLHAHGAELAFTFQGEALGKRVKPLAEQLGVELVLPCDVEDIASVDATFDALREKWGRLDFVIHAIGFADKNELKGRYADTSRENFSRTMVISCFSFTEVAKRAAELMTEGGSMITLTFGASERAMPNYNVMGVAKAALEASVRYLASDFGPRGIRVNAISAGPIRTLAGSGIGEARAMFAFMQKHSPLRRGVTLDELGGSALYLLSDLSGGVTGEIHYVDSGYNTILMPRPDDLKTE from the coding sequence ATGGAAGGTTTGATGAAGGGCAAGCGCGGTCTGATCATGGGCATCGCCAATGATCATTCGATCGCCTGGGGCATGGCGAAGACGCTGCATGCCCATGGCGCCGAGCTCGCCTTCACCTTCCAGGGCGAAGCCCTCGGCAAGCGCGTCAAGCCGCTGGCGGAGCAGCTCGGCGTCGAACTGGTGCTGCCTTGCGACGTCGAGGACATCGCCAGTGTCGATGCCACGTTCGATGCGCTGCGTGAAAAATGGGGCCGGCTGGATTTCGTGATCCACGCCATCGGCTTTGCCGACAAGAACGAGCTGAAGGGCCGCTATGCCGACACCAGCCGCGAGAATTTTTCGCGCACCATGGTGATCTCCTGCTTCTCGTTCACGGAAGTCGCAAAACGCGCCGCCGAGCTGATGACCGAGGGCGGCAGCATGATCACGCTGACCTTCGGCGCCTCGGAGCGTGCGATGCCGAACTACAACGTGATGGGCGTGGCCAAGGCGGCGCTGGAAGCCTCGGTGCGCTATCTCGCCTCCGATTTCGGACCGCGCGGCATCCGCGTCAATGCGATCTCAGCCGGGCCCATCCGGACACTCGCCGGCTCGGGCATCGGCGAAGCGCGCGCGATGTTCGCCTTCATGCAAAAGCATTCGCCGCTCCGCCGCGGCGTCACGCTCGACGAGCTCGGCGGCTCCGCGCTCTATCTGTTGTCGGATCTCTCCGGCGGCGTGACCGGCGAAATCCACTATGTCGATTCCGGCTACAACACGATCCTGATGCCGAGGCCGGACGATTTGAAGACGGAATAG
- the fabB gene encoding beta-ketoacyl-ACP synthase I: protein MRRVVVTGMGIVSSIGNNTQEVLASLHEAKSGISRAEKYAELGFRSQVQGAPTIDPATVVDRRAMRFLGQGAGWNHIAMEQAIQDSGLSPDEVSNIRTGIIMGSGGPSARTIVESADITRTKGPKRVGPFAVPKAMSSTASATLATWFKIKGVNYSISSACATSNHCVGNAYETIQIGKQDIIFAGGCEELDWSLSVLFDAMGAMSSKYNDTPATASRPYDINRDGFVIAGGAGVLVLEELEHAKARGARIYGEIVGYGATSDGYDMVAPSGEGAERCMRMAMSTVKTKVDYINPHATSTPAGDPPEIEALRKVFGVGEKCPPISATKALTGHSLGATGVQEAIYSLLMMNNGFICESAHIQELDPAFADMPIVRKRIDNVKIGTVLSNSFGFGGTNATLVFSRLDV, encoded by the coding sequence ATGAGGCGGGTTGTGGTCACCGGGATGGGCATCGTCTCGTCCATCGGAAACAACACCCAGGAAGTGCTTGCGAGCCTTCACGAGGCGAAGTCGGGCATTTCGCGGGCTGAGAAATATGCCGAGCTCGGCTTCCGTTCGCAGGTGCAAGGTGCGCCGACGATCGATCCTGCGACGGTTGTCGATCGTCGTGCGATGCGCTTCCTCGGCCAGGGCGCGGGATGGAATCACATCGCGATGGAGCAGGCGATCCAGGACTCCGGTCTGTCGCCTGACGAAGTCTCCAACATCCGCACCGGCATCATCATGGGCTCCGGCGGCCCGTCCGCCCGCACCATCGTCGAGTCTGCCGACATCACCCGCACCAAGGGCCCGAAGCGCGTCGGGCCGTTTGCGGTGCCGAAGGCGATGTCGTCCACGGCCTCAGCGACGCTTGCGACCTGGTTCAAGATCAAGGGCGTGAACTATTCGATCTCCTCGGCCTGCGCGACCTCCAACCATTGCGTCGGCAATGCCTACGAGACGATCCAGATCGGCAAGCAGGACATCATCTTCGCGGGCGGCTGCGAGGAACTGGACTGGTCGCTGTCGGTGCTGTTCGACGCCATGGGCGCGATGTCCTCGAAATACAACGACACGCCCGCCACCGCCTCGCGTCCCTACGACATCAACCGCGACGGCTTCGTGATTGCCGGCGGTGCCGGCGTGCTGGTTCTGGAAGAGCTCGAGCATGCCAAGGCGCGCGGCGCACGCATCTACGGCGAGATCGTCGGCTACGGCGCGACATCGGATGGTTACGACATGGTCGCGCCGTCAGGCGAAGGCGCCGAGCGCTGCATGCGCATGGCGATGTCGACGGTGAAGACCAAGGTCGACTACATCAATCCGCACGCGACCTCGACGCCGGCCGGCGATCCGCCGGAAATCGAGGCGCTCCGAAAGGTGTTCGGCGTCGGCGAGAAGTGCCCGCCGATCTCGGCGACCAAGGCGCTGACCGGCCATTCGCTGGGCGCCACCGGCGTGCAGGAGGCGATCTATTCGCTGCTGATGATGAACAATGGTTTCATCTGCGAAAGCGCGCACATCCAGGAGCTCGATCCCGCGTTCGCCGACATGCCGATCGTGCGCAAGCGCATCGACAACGTCAAGATCGGCACCGTGCTGTCGAACTCGTTCGGCTTCGGCGGCACCAACGCCACGCTGGTGTTCAGCCGGCTGGATGTGTGA
- the fabA gene encoding bifunctional 3-hydroxydecanoyl-ACP dehydratase/trans-2-decenoyl-ACP isomerase, producing MLNRRNGYEYEDLLACARGEMFGPGNAQLPLPPMLMFDRITEINDNGGEFGKGVVRAELDVKPDLWFFGCHFKNDPVMPGCLGLDALWQMVGFFLGWTGGEGRGRALGLNELKFSGQVLPEARKVVYNVDIKRVMRSKLVLGIADGWLSVDDQIIYRAKDLKVGLFKQGTSLS from the coding sequence ATGTTGAACAGGCGTAACGGTTACGAATACGAAGATCTGCTGGCGTGTGCCCGCGGCGAGATGTTCGGCCCGGGCAATGCCCAGCTGCCGCTGCCGCCGATGCTGATGTTCGACCGCATCACGGAAATCAACGATAACGGTGGCGAGTTCGGCAAGGGCGTGGTGCGCGCCGAGCTCGACGTGAAGCCCGACCTCTGGTTCTTCGGCTGCCACTTCAAGAACGATCCTGTCATGCCCGGCTGCCTCGGCCTCGATGCGCTGTGGCAAATGGTCGGCTTCTTCCTGGGCTGGACCGGGGGCGAAGGTCGTGGGCGCGCGCTTGGGCTGAACGAATTAAAGTTCAGCGGGCAGGTGCTGCCCGAGGCCCGCAAGGTTGTGTACAACGTCGATATCAAACGCGTGATGCGTTCAAAGCTGGTGCTCGGCATCGCCGACGGGTGGCTTTCGGTCGATGACCAGATTATCTATCGCGCGAAGGATCTGAAGGTCGGCCTGTTCAAGCAGGGCACGAGCCTGAGCTGA
- the irrA gene encoding iron response transcriptional regulator IrrA: MIENTAPRHDDDIHAAALLSGRQPALTGCPWHDVNEMLQSAGLRPTRQRMALGWLLFGKGARHLTAEMLYEEATLAKVPVSLATVYNTLNQLTDAGLLRQVSVDGTKTYFDTNVTTHHHYYLENSHELVDIEDPHLALSKMPEVPEGYEIARIDMVVRLRKKR, translated from the coding sequence ATGATCGAGAATACAGCGCCCCGTCACGACGACGACATCCATGCCGCGGCCCTCCTGTCCGGCCGCCAGCCGGCGTTGACCGGCTGCCCGTGGCATGACGTCAACGAAATGCTCCAGTCCGCGGGGCTTCGTCCGACGCGCCAGCGCATGGCGCTCGGCTGGCTCCTGTTCGGCAAGGGTGCACGCCACCTCACGGCTGAAATGCTCTACGAGGAAGCGACGCTGGCCAAGGTGCCGGTCTCGCTGGCGACCGTCTACAACACGCTGAACCAGCTCACCGATGCCGGCCTGCTCCGCCAGGTCAGCGTCGACGGCACCAAGACCTATTTCGACACCAACGTCACCACCCACCACCATTACTACCTCGAAAACAGCCACGAGCTGGTCGATATCGAGGATCCGCATCTGGCGCTGTCCAAGATGCCGGAGGTGCCCGAGGGCTACGAGATCGCGCGCATCGACATGGTCGTGCGCCTGCGCAAGAAGCGCTGA
- a CDS encoding SH3 domain-containing protein — protein sequence MALGRFCSVMALVCTWLSASVSPGHSAKDSPPQTASGLPVPRYVSLKSDHVNVRAGPTKDNDVAWVYTRSGLPVEITAEFENWRRVRDSEGAEGWVYHSLLSGRRTAVVTMKHKDELAPIYDRADADSAVAAKLQAGVVTQVKKCSANWCRVTGNGFDGWIQQERLWGVYSDEQVN from the coding sequence ATGGCGTTGGGGCGTTTTTGTTCGGTGATGGCGCTCGTTTGCACCTGGTTGAGCGCCTCGGTGAGCCCTGGGCATTCGGCCAAGGACAGCCCCCCCCAGACCGCCAGCGGCCTTCCGGTGCCCCGCTATGTCAGCCTCAAATCGGATCACGTCAACGTCCGCGCCGGCCCGACCAAGGACAATGACGTGGCCTGGGTCTACACCCGGTCCGGCCTGCCGGTCGAAATCACCGCGGAGTTCGAGAACTGGCGCCGGGTGCGCGATTCCGAAGGCGCCGAAGGCTGGGTCTATCATTCGCTGCTGTCGGGCCGCCGCACCGCGGTCGTGACCATGAAGCACAAGGACGAGCTCGCGCCGATCTACGACCGCGCTGACGCGGACAGCGCGGTTGCGGCCAAGCTCCAGGCCGGCGTCGTCACACAGGTGAAGAAGTGCAGCGCAAACTGGTGCCGCGTCACCGGCAATGGCTTCGACGGCTGGATCCAGCAGGAGCGCCTCTGGGGCGTCTACTCGGACGAGCAGGTCAACTGA
- a CDS encoding 2-hydroxyacid dehydrogenase: MSVKKKPLVVVTRKLPDSIETRMRELFDARINLEDTPMSAEQIAEAARTADVLVPTVTDHISADIVNQPDCKLRLIANFGNGVDNIDVEAAHARGITVTNTPKVLTEDTADMTMALILAVPRRMIEGASILTEGKPWAGWSPTWMLGHRIGGKRLGIIGMGRIGQAVARRARAFGLQIHYHNRRPVAPKIAEELGATYWESLDQMLARMDIISVNCPHTPATYHLLSARRLKLIRKDAYIVNTARGEVTDEDTLIKLIEGGEIAGAGLDVYEHEPAVSPKLVRLARAGKVTLLPHMGSATIEGRVEMGEKVIINIRTFLDAHKPPDRVLPSML; this comes from the coding sequence ATGTCGGTGAAGAAAAAGCCCCTCGTCGTGGTGACGCGCAAGCTGCCGGACTCGATCGAGACCCGGATGCGCGAGCTGTTCGACGCGCGGATCAATCTCGAGGACACACCGATGTCGGCCGAGCAGATCGCGGAGGCCGCGCGCACCGCCGATGTGCTGGTTCCCACGGTCACCGATCACATCAGCGCCGACATCGTCAACCAGCCCGACTGCAAGCTCCGCCTGATCGCGAATTTCGGCAACGGCGTCGACAATATCGACGTCGAGGCCGCGCATGCCCGCGGCATCACCGTGACCAACACCCCGAAGGTTCTGACCGAAGACACCGCCGACATGACCATGGCGCTGATCCTGGCCGTGCCGCGCCGGATGATCGAGGGCGCCTCGATCCTGACGGAAGGAAAGCCCTGGGCGGGCTGGTCGCCGACCTGGATGCTCGGCCACCGCATCGGCGGCAAGCGCCTCGGCATCATCGGCATGGGCCGCATCGGCCAGGCGGTCGCACGCCGCGCCCGCGCCTTCGGCCTGCAGATCCACTATCACAACCGCCGTCCCGTCGCGCCCAAGATCGCCGAAGAGTTAGGGGCGACCTATTGGGAAAGCCTCGACCAGATGCTGGCGCGGATGGACATCATCTCGGTGAACTGTCCGCATACGCCGGCGACCTATCATCTGCTCTCGGCGCGGCGGCTGAAGCTGATCCGGAAAGACGCCTACATCGTCAACACCGCGCGCGGCGAAGTGACCGACGAAGACACGCTGATCAAGCTGATCGAAGGCGGCGAGATCGCCGGCGCCGGCCTCGACGTCTATGAGCACGAGCCCGCGGTCAGTCCGAAGCTGGTACGGCTCGCCAGGGCCGGCAAGGTGACGCTGCTGCCGCATATGGGCTCGGCCACCATCGAAGGCCGCGTCGAGATGGGCGAGAAGGTGATCATCAACATCCGCACCTTCCTCGACGCCCACAAGCCGCCGGATCGCGTGCTGCCGAGCATGCTCTGA
- a CDS encoding LysR family transcriptional regulator codes for MSDPDLRDLDAFVAVARTRNFRRAAVEIRVSVSSLSQRLRDLEERLGVRLMNRTTRSVALTEAGELLLSRVAPALRDVGDALDQVRGLREIASGRLRINAPPPAVDLVLAPMVGPFLGAHPQIDLDIVSESGFVDIVSGGYDAGVRYGEHLAQDMVAIPLSGPQSYVVVASPDYIARRGRPKHPKDLLDHDCIRARYSSGVMHDLEFEKAGQLVKVDPPAKLISTNMGLAMRAVLDGVGIWATLDGYVHDAVTSGALVSLMEDWCEPFPGPFLYYPSRRQTPPALRAFIDFVADWRKRETRSK; via the coding sequence ATGTCCGATCCCGACCTGCGCGATCTCGACGCCTTCGTGGCGGTGGCCCGCACCCGCAATTTCAGGCGTGCCGCGGTCGAAATTCGTGTGTCCGTGTCGAGCCTTAGCCAGCGGCTGCGAGATCTGGAGGAGCGCCTCGGTGTCCGCCTGATGAACCGCACCACCCGCAGCGTCGCGCTGACCGAGGCGGGCGAGCTGCTGCTTTCAAGGGTGGCCCCGGCGCTGCGCGATGTCGGTGACGCCCTGGATCAGGTCAGAGGCCTGCGCGAGATCGCCTCGGGCCGCCTGCGCATCAATGCGCCGCCGCCGGCGGTCGATCTCGTGCTCGCGCCGATGGTCGGGCCGTTTCTTGGCGCGCATCCGCAGATCGATCTCGACATCGTCAGCGAGAGCGGCTTCGTCGACATCGTGAGTGGAGGCTACGACGCCGGCGTGCGCTATGGCGAGCATCTCGCGCAGGACATGGTGGCGATCCCGCTGAGTGGTCCGCAAAGCTATGTCGTGGTCGCTTCGCCCGACTATATCGCGCGCCGCGGCAGGCCGAAGCACCCAAAGGACCTGCTCGACCATGATTGCATCCGCGCCCGTTACTCCAGCGGCGTCATGCATGATCTGGAGTTCGAGAAAGCCGGCCAGCTCGTGAAAGTCGACCCGCCGGCGAAGCTGATCTCGACCAATATGGGCCTTGCCATGCGCGCCGTGCTCGACGGCGTCGGCATCTGGGCAACGCTCGACGGCTACGTCCATGACGCCGTGACATCCGGCGCGCTGGTCAGCTTGATGGAAGATTGGTGCGAGCCGTTTCCCGGACCGTTCCTGTACTATCCGAGCCGGCGCCAGACGCCGCCCGCACTACGTGCGTTCATCGATTTCGTCGCTGATTGGCGCAAGCGCGAAACGCGTAGCAAATAA
- a CDS encoding aldo/keto reductase, producing the protein MEQRKLGSTGPNVSALGLGCMGMSEVYGPADRDESIATVHAALDAGITLLDTGDFYAMGHNELLVREALKGVPREKVQISVKFGALRGPAGDFIGMDTRPAATKNFLAYSLQRLGTDYLDVYRPARLDPSVPIEETIGGLADLVKAGYIRHIGLSEVGSDTIRRAHAVHPIADLQIEYSLIERGIERDILKTCRELGIAITAYGVLARGLISGHWSKDSGKTGKDYRLMTPRFQGANLDANLALVEQLRAIAAAIGATPAQFAIAWVAAQGQEIVPLVGARTRNRLTEALGATKVTLTPAHLAALAKAFPPDIASGTRYAAEQMAHLDSEKPATR; encoded by the coding sequence ATGGAACAGCGCAAACTCGGTTCAACGGGCCCCAATGTCTCCGCCCTCGGCCTCGGTTGCATGGGCATGTCGGAGGTCTATGGCCCCGCCGATCGCGACGAGAGCATCGCCACGGTCCATGCCGCGCTCGATGCCGGCATCACGCTGCTCGACACCGGCGATTTCTACGCGATGGGGCACAACGAGCTTTTGGTGCGGGAGGCGCTGAAAGGTGTGCCGCGCGAAAAAGTGCAGATCAGCGTCAAGTTCGGCGCGCTGCGCGGTCCGGCCGGCGACTTCATCGGAATGGACACACGGCCGGCCGCGACCAAAAACTTCCTCGCTTACTCGCTGCAGCGGCTCGGCACCGATTACCTCGACGTCTACCGTCCGGCCCGTCTCGATCCCAGCGTTCCCATCGAGGAGACCATCGGCGGCCTCGCCGATCTCGTGAAGGCCGGTTACATCAGGCATATCGGCTTGTCGGAGGTGGGCTCAGACACCATCCGCCGCGCGCATGCCGTACATCCGATCGCCGATCTGCAGATCGAATATTCGCTGATCGAGCGTGGCATCGAGCGCGACATCCTGAAGACGTGCCGAGAGCTCGGCATCGCCATCACCGCCTATGGCGTGCTGGCGCGTGGCCTGATCAGCGGCCATTGGTCGAAGGATTCCGGCAAGACCGGCAAGGACTACCGGCTGATGACGCCGCGATTCCAGGGCGCGAACCTCGACGCCAATCTCGCGCTGGTGGAACAGCTGCGCGCGATCGCCGCCGCGATCGGCGCGACGCCAGCGCAGTTCGCCATCGCCTGGGTCGCTGCGCAAGGCCAGGAAATCGTACCGCTGGTTGGCGCACGCACCCGCAACCGTCTCACCGAAGCGCTCGGTGCAACGAAGGTCACGCTGACGCCGGCTCACCTCGCGGCGCTGGCCAAGGCCTTTCCGCCCGATATCGCCTCCGGCACACGCTACGCCGCCGAGCAGATGGCGCATCTCGACAGCGAGAAGCCGGCCACCAGGTAA
- a CDS encoding HesA/MoeB/ThiF family protein has translation MLSPDELERYARHIVLRDVGGPGQAALQRASVLVIGAGGLGAPALMYLAAAGIGTLGVVDDDVVSLSNLQRQVIHTTPDIGRHKVDSAAERIAALNPHVRFVGHATWLNADNALSLIGDYDLVLDGSDNFSTRYLVSDACFFAKKPLITAALGTFDGSLTTIRAHETNADGIFNPTYRCLFPEAPPPGTVPACAEAGVMGALAGLMGSMMALEAIREIVGFGDGLVGRLLMVDARAMRFETLRYARDPANPLNGDGPVVADLSAHRT, from the coding sequence TTGCTCAGCCCGGACGAACTCGAACGCTATGCCCGCCATATCGTGCTGCGCGATGTCGGTGGGCCGGGCCAGGCTGCGCTGCAACGGGCCTCCGTGCTGGTGATCGGCGCCGGCGGGCTCGGTGCGCCCGCTTTGATGTATCTGGCTGCCGCCGGGATCGGCACGCTCGGCGTGGTCGATGACGACGTTGTGTCGCTGTCAAACCTCCAGCGCCAGGTGATCCACACCACGCCCGACATCGGCCGGCACAAGGTCGACAGCGCCGCCGAACGGATCGCGGCGCTGAATCCGCATGTCCGCTTCGTCGGCCACGCCACCTGGCTCAACGCCGACAATGCGCTCAGCCTGATAGGCGACTACGATCTCGTGCTCGACGGCTCCGACAATTTCTCGACGCGCTATCTGGTCTCGGACGCCTGCTTCTTCGCGAAGAAGCCGCTGATCACGGCGGCGCTCGGCACCTTCGACGGCTCGCTCACCACCATCCGCGCGCATGAGACGAACGCCGACGGAATATTCAATCCGACCTATCGCTGCCTGTTTCCGGAGGCACCGCCGCCCGGCACGGTGCCGGCCTGCGCGGAGGCCGGCGTCATGGGTGCGCTTGCGGGCCTGATGGGCTCGATGATGGCGCTGGAGGCGATCCGCGAGATCGTCGGGTTTGGCGACGGCCTGGTCGGCCGCCTCCTGATGGTCGATGCACGCGCGATGCGCTTCGAGACGTTGCGCTACGCGCGCGATCCGGCCAATCCGCTCAATGGCGATGGGCCCGTGGTCGCGGACCTCAGCGCCCATCGCACTTGA
- a CDS encoding serine protease, with product MRSMLAATLMLTSATGASAQMTTPQVPGTKPKVVQTVPIKPPALQTPSETADGMTQAERLSLKSDLAWVGQYNGAITGDVSARMVEAIKEYQKLKGGKPTGVLNPQERAALAETARRKQEGVGWKLVTEMTSGARLGIPSKLVPQQATDANGSKWTSPTGTVQVLLSRRKEANPTTAKLADLEKKEPAGRKVDYTVVKPDFFVLSGLQGLKKFYVRGTFKGDEVRIMTILYDQATENTVEPVVIAMSSAFNAFPSGPQAGPPPRKNVEYGTGLVVSDDGAILADRLVTDSCLAITIAGYGSADRLAEDKEHDLALLHIYGARGLKPLSLAGGGAKTSVDVVGIADPQSQGGAAGVSSLKGALASVGGGDSALSPPPAVGFSGGPAIDADGKFAGVALLKPAMIAGPATSVPASQAAMVSAETARDFLKANGVAANGTSTDAKAAVVRVICVRK from the coding sequence ATGAGATCGATGCTTGCGGCAACACTGATGTTGACTTCTGCCACAGGCGCGAGCGCCCAGATGACGACGCCGCAGGTCCCCGGCACCAAGCCCAAGGTGGTCCAGACCGTCCCGATCAAGCCGCCTGCCCTGCAGACGCCGTCGGAGACGGCGGACGGCATGACGCAGGCGGAACGGCTGTCGCTGAAATCGGACCTCGCCTGGGTCGGCCAGTATAACGGCGCCATCACCGGCGACGTCAGCGCGCGCATGGTCGAGGCCATCAAGGAATACCAGAAGCTCAAGGGCGGCAAGCCGACCGGCGTGCTCAATCCGCAGGAGCGCGCCGCGCTCGCCGAGACCGCGCGGCGGAAGCAGGAGGGCGTCGGCTGGAAACTCGTGACGGAAATGACCAGCGGCGCACGGCTCGGCATTCCCTCGAAGCTGGTGCCGCAGCAGGCCACCGACGCCAACGGCTCGAAATGGACCTCGCCAACCGGAACCGTGCAGGTGCTGCTCAGTCGCCGCAAGGAGGCCAACCCCACCACCGCAAAGCTCGCCGATCTCGAGAAGAAGGAGCCTGCCGGCCGCAAGGTCGACTACACCGTGGTGAAGCCCGACTTCTTCGTGCTGTCGGGACTGCAGGGCCTGAAGAAATTCTACGTGCGCGGCACCTTCAAGGGCGACGAAGTCCGCATCATGACGATCCTCTACGACCAGGCGACCGAGAACACGGTCGAGCCGGTCGTGATCGCGATGTCGAGCGCGTTCAACGCATTCCCGTCTGGGCCGCAAGCCGGGCCACCGCCGCGCAAGAACGTCGAATACGGCACCGGCCTCGTCGTCAGCGACGACGGCGCGATTCTGGCCGACCGCCTCGTCACCGATAGCTGTCTTGCGATCACCATCGCCGGCTACGGCAGCGCCGACCGTCTGGCCGAGGACAAGGAGCACGATCTCGCGCTGCTGCACATCTACGGCGCGCGCGGCCTGAAGCCGCTCAGCCTCGCAGGTGGCGGGGCGAAGACGAGCGTCGATGTCGTCGGCATCGCCGATCCGCAGAGCCAGGGCGGTGCGGCCGGCGTGTCGAGCCTCAAGGGCGCGCTGGCATCGGTCGGTGGCGGCGATTCCGCGCTGTCGCCACCGCCGGCGGTTGGCTTCTCCGGCGGCCCCGCCATCGACGCCGACGGCAAGTTCGCCGGCGTTGCACTGCTGAAGCCGGCGATGATCGCGGGACCTGCGACATCAGTGCCGGCCTCACAAGCGGCGATGGTCTCGGCGGAGACGGCGCGTGATTTCCTGAAGGCGAACGGTGTCGCTGCGAACGGCACGTCCACGGACGCGAAAGCCGCCGTCGTTCGCGTCATCTGCGTACGGAAGTAA